A single genomic interval of Longimicrobium sp. harbors:
- the rpoZ gene encoding DNA-directed RNA polymerase subunit omega, translated as MRVVTPGQAARHTGSKYLGVLVAAKMARNLNELRRGEMMEDPTVSGGNDEPREKLTTTALEEVADGRAEFHLSKRLRPSGQ; from the coding sequence ATGCGAGTCGTCACTCCGGGCCAGGCCGCCCGCCACACCGGCAGCAAGTACCTCGGCGTCCTGGTCGCCGCCAAGATGGCGCGCAACCTCAACGAGCTGCGCCGCGGCGAGATGATGGAAGACCCCACCGTGAGCGGCGGCAACGACGAGCCGCGCGAGAAGCTCACCACCACCGCCCTGGAAGAGGTGGCGGACGGCCGGGCCGAGTTCCACCTGTCGAAGCGCCTGCGCCCCTCGGGCCAGTAA
- the gmk gene encoding guanylate kinase, which yields MTDGLAGRTFPLVLAAPSGAGKTTIARALRERRRDVVFSVSATTRPPRPGERDGVDYHFVDHAEFRRMIDAGELIEWAEVHGNLYGTPLRNVAEAVARREYLLLDIDVQGARQIRRKLPEAVFVFVLPPSGQALVERLAGRGSEDAEVRLRRLANARDEIREAAHFDFAVVNDDLARAVDEVERILLAETRRVSRIPALQAEIARMCGDIEGYLGAARG from the coding sequence GTGACGGACGGGCTGGCGGGACGCACCTTTCCGCTGGTCCTGGCCGCCCCCTCCGGCGCCGGCAAGACGACCATCGCGCGGGCGCTGCGCGAGCGGCGGCGCGACGTGGTCTTCTCCGTCTCGGCCACCACGCGCCCCCCGCGGCCCGGCGAGCGCGACGGCGTGGACTACCACTTCGTGGACCACGCCGAGTTCCGCCGGATGATCGACGCGGGCGAGCTGATCGAGTGGGCCGAGGTGCACGGCAACCTGTACGGCACCCCGCTCCGCAACGTGGCCGAGGCCGTCGCCAGGCGCGAGTACCTCCTCCTGGACATCGACGTCCAGGGCGCGCGGCAGATCCGCCGCAAGCTCCCGGAAGCGGTGTTCGTCTTCGTGCTGCCGCCGTCGGGGCAGGCGCTCGTGGAGCGGCTGGCGGGGCGGGGAAGCGAGGACGCGGAGGTTCGCCTCCGCCGGCTGGCCAACGCGCGCGACGAGATCCGCGAGGCCGCGCACTTCGACTTCGCGGTGGTCAACGACGACCTGGCCCGCGCGGTCGACGAAGTGGAGCGCATCCTGCTCGCGGAAACGCGGCGGGTGAGCCGCATTCCGGCCCTGCAGGCGGAGATCGCGCGGATGTGCGGCGACATCGAAGGGTACCTGGGCGCCGCTCGGGGGTAG
- a CDS encoding TonB-dependent receptor plug domain-containing protein — translation MTRILLPRAPVRAAATFAAALGVLLASPLAAQVPRDTVPRPAPRDTVRPPRRDTIQVTVPPEALRADTLPDRPRPDSTARDSAAADTLTPAPNFPEFPVAAGTPGFGAAVWEFTREELGHYHSLTLLELLDRIPGILITRSGNFGRPAGVSLLGGGGGRFRVFLDGWEMRALNGASFDLQRIPLVDVTALRVERDLNEVRVEISTFRLPDARAFAMIEGADGDFNSRILRGYFSRPLGRRFMMQAGLDLSQSQGFRRQDPFSINTLMGRLSYQFRPDLGLQLDYRRSAIDTEQEVGSAVFMQESLDRNEIVLRGRGRFLNRIWVDAGIGQSRESPAAADSVNADVSSLQGFGRATMDIGIGNVSGAFRLHRGDEGSYAPDASELSARAVLAPLSWLTARGEVRLRTLGGEAGTETDAMVRAGPFAGVTLFGQIGAGVRAIPFLADTALSLRTFGGLVGRTPLQVPDTVGIIRLLEPTLAGLRAGAEMSRGPYQLGAAFVAHDVESVAPYGLAFDQNAGLADGGAVTALEGYASAPVFSEHLRFDGWFVRRLDTVTRRYLPTYFGRGALEFRNVYRDGNLEPLFRIEAIGRGRSTLPGATEETTVLTPRYAVFNLFVQIRIVDVRVFYRLDNAFNAPGLDIPGTRIAGSRALYGVRWFFRN, via the coding sequence TTGACGCGCATCCTCCTCCCCCGCGCCCCGGTCCGGGCCGCCGCAACCTTCGCGGCGGCCCTCGGCGTGCTGCTCGCGTCTCCACTCGCCGCGCAGGTGCCGCGCGACACCGTTCCGCGCCCGGCACCGCGAGACACCGTGCGCCCCCCGCGCCGCGACACCATCCAGGTGACGGTGCCGCCCGAAGCGCTGCGCGCGGACACCCTGCCGGACCGCCCGCGCCCCGACAGCACCGCGCGCGACTCGGCGGCGGCGGACACGCTGACGCCCGCGCCCAACTTCCCCGAGTTCCCGGTCGCGGCCGGGACGCCGGGCTTCGGCGCGGCGGTGTGGGAGTTCACGCGCGAGGAGCTGGGCCACTACCACAGTCTCACGCTGCTGGAGCTGCTCGACCGCATCCCGGGAATCCTGATCACCCGCTCGGGCAACTTCGGGCGCCCGGCGGGAGTGTCTCTGCTGGGCGGCGGGGGCGGGCGCTTCCGCGTCTTCCTGGACGGCTGGGAGATGCGCGCGCTGAACGGCGCCTCCTTCGACCTGCAGCGCATCCCGCTGGTGGACGTCACCGCGCTGCGTGTGGAGCGGGACCTGAACGAGGTGCGGGTGGAGATCTCCACCTTCCGCCTCCCGGACGCGCGCGCCTTCGCGATGATTGAGGGCGCGGACGGCGACTTCAACTCGCGGATCCTGCGCGGCTACTTCTCGCGCCCGCTGGGGCGGCGATTCATGATGCAGGCGGGGCTCGACCTGTCGCAGAGCCAGGGCTTCCGCCGGCAGGACCCGTTCAGCATCAACACGCTGATGGGCCGCCTGAGCTACCAGTTCCGCCCCGACCTGGGCCTCCAGCTCGACTACCGCCGCTCCGCCATCGATACGGAGCAGGAGGTAGGGAGCGCCGTCTTCATGCAGGAGAGCCTCGACCGCAACGAGATCGTCCTGCGCGGGCGCGGGCGTTTCCTCAACCGCATCTGGGTGGATGCGGGGATCGGGCAGAGCCGCGAGTCGCCCGCCGCCGCCGACTCCGTCAACGCGGACGTCAGCTCCCTTCAGGGGTTCGGCCGCGCGACGATGGACATCGGCATCGGCAACGTCTCCGGCGCCTTCCGCCTGCACCGCGGCGACGAGGGCTCGTACGCGCCCGACGCCAGCGAGCTCTCCGCACGCGCCGTCCTGGCGCCGCTCTCCTGGCTCACCGCGCGCGGCGAGGTGCGCCTCCGCACACTTGGTGGCGAGGCGGGCACCGAGACGGACGCGATGGTGCGCGCCGGCCCCTTCGCCGGCGTCACGCTCTTTGGCCAGATCGGCGCCGGCGTGCGCGCCATCCCGTTCCTGGCCGACACCGCGCTCTCGCTCCGCACCTTTGGCGGGCTGGTGGGCCGCACCCCGCTCCAGGTGCCCGACACGGTCGGCATCATCCGCCTCCTCGAGCCGACGCTCGCCGGCCTCCGCGCGGGGGCCGAGATGTCGCGTGGTCCCTACCAGCTCGGCGCCGCCTTCGTCGCGCACGACGTGGAGTCGGTCGCGCCATACGGCCTAGCATTCGATCAGAACGCCGGCCTCGCGGATGGCGGCGCGGTGACGGCGCTGGAGGGGTACGCCTCCGCGCCCGTCTTCTCCGAGCACCTGCGCTTCGACGGCTGGTTCGTCCGCCGCCTGGACACGGTGACGCGCCGCTACCTGCCGACCTACTTCGGCCGGGGCGCGCTGGAGTTCCGCAACGTGTACCGCGACGGAAACCTGGAGCCGCTGTTCCGGATCGAGGCGATTGGCCGCGGCCGCAGCACCCTCCCCGGCGCCACCGAGGAGACGACGGTCCTCACCCCGCGCTACGCCGTCTTCAACCTCTTCGTGCAGATCCGCATCGTGGACGTGCGCGTCTTCTACCGCCTGGACAACGCCTTCAACGCCCCCGGCCTCGACATTCCCGGCACCCGCATCGCCGGCTCCCGCGCGCTGTACGGTGTGCGCTGGTTCTTCAGGAACTGA
- a CDS encoding YicC/YloC family endoribonuclease, giving the protein MTGYGEAERETAAGTLRVEVRTVNHRHLNVNFRLPNALARWEGELREWLRAHFARGHVNCSVRLEPPAGSPAARGLRIDEERVQAYLALFRDMGTRMGVPGEPDLALITRFNDVIVRDEGEADQLEVTPEELRAALDEAARQNLGMREDEGRRLHDDLEGRLRAIDAALRVVEERAPARLVAERDRLRTAIAELAGGVAVDPDRLAQEVAYLAERWDVNEELVRFRSHNELFRELLAAEAAEPVGKRLSFLVQEMNREANTIGSKANDAAISHRVVAIKEEIERLREQVENVE; this is encoded by the coding sequence ATGACGGGGTACGGGGAGGCCGAGCGGGAGACCGCGGCGGGTACCCTTCGGGTGGAGGTGCGGACGGTAAACCACCGTCATCTCAACGTGAACTTCCGCCTTCCGAACGCCCTCGCGCGGTGGGAAGGGGAGCTTCGCGAGTGGCTGCGCGCCCACTTCGCGCGCGGCCACGTCAACTGCTCCGTGCGCCTGGAGCCCCCCGCCGGAAGCCCCGCCGCGCGCGGCCTGCGCATCGACGAGGAGCGGGTGCAGGCGTACCTCGCCCTCTTCCGCGACATGGGCACCCGGATGGGCGTGCCGGGCGAGCCGGACCTGGCGCTGATCACCCGCTTCAACGACGTCATCGTCCGCGACGAGGGCGAGGCGGATCAGCTGGAGGTGACGCCCGAGGAGCTGCGCGCGGCGCTGGACGAGGCCGCGCGCCAGAACCTGGGGATGCGCGAGGACGAGGGGCGCCGCCTGCACGACGACCTGGAAGGACGGCTCCGCGCCATCGACGCGGCGCTGCGGGTGGTAGAGGAGCGGGCGCCCGCGCGGCTGGTGGCGGAACGGGACCGCCTGCGGACGGCCATCGCGGAGCTGGCCGGCGGCGTCGCGGTGGATCCGGACCGGCTGGCGCAGGAAGTGGCGTACCTGGCCGAGCGCTGGGACGTCAACGAGGAGCTGGTGCGCTTCCGCTCGCACAACGAGCTCTTTCGCGAGCTGCTGGCGGCCGAAGCGGCAGAGCCGGTGGGGAAGCGCCTCTCCTTCCTGGTCCAGGAGATGAACCGCGAGGCGAACACGATCGGCTCCAAGGCCAACGACGCGGCGATCTCGCACCGCGTGGTGGCCATCAAGGAAGAGATCGAGCGCCTCCGCGAACAGGTGGAGAACGTCGAGTGA